Proteins encoded together in one Armatimonadota bacterium window:
- a CDS encoding NAD(+)/NADH kinase, translated as MRIHLLLNKHRRDAVDAARSTIEMLMARGVEVSVECDAKSLFGTSSFEPEDTGLADIVICFGGDGTVMRAAHLCSETRTPILGVYFGRFGFVTQCKGEELGACLSQILDGNLRTEERMMLRASLVREGVTMAEIHALNDVVLQRAAPARMMTFRVTIDGERVTSYPADGVLVATATGSTAYNLSAGGPIMDPKVRAMILTAISPHTLSARPLVLKYDSVIRLELQTEGDAVLNVDGQTRLHLLSDDVVTVQMSERVTQLVTVDPADFLAKLRERLLWARVAERGLE; from the coding sequence GTGCGGATCCATCTCCTTCTTAACAAGCACCGACGCGATGCCGTTGATGCTGCCCGGTCAACCATCGAGATGCTAATGGCTCGCGGGGTGGAGGTGTCGGTCGAATGCGACGCAAAAAGCCTCTTTGGCACCTCCAGTTTTGAGCCGGAGGATACGGGTCTGGCAGACATCGTCATCTGCTTCGGGGGCGATGGCACGGTGATGCGCGCAGCCCACTTGTGCTCCGAAACCCGCACTCCGATCCTCGGCGTGTATTTCGGGCGCTTTGGGTTTGTCACCCAGTGCAAGGGCGAAGAGCTTGGGGCCTGCCTCAGCCAGATTCTCGATGGCAACCTGCGAACGGAGGAGCGGATGATGCTCAGGGCGAGCCTCGTGCGCGAGGGGGTCACCATGGCGGAGATCCATGCGCTGAACGACGTCGTTCTGCAGCGCGCAGCGCCGGCACGCATGATGACGTTTCGCGTGACCATCGACGGCGAGCGCGTCACCAGCTATCCGGCAGACGGCGTTTTGGTCGCGACCGCCACAGGCTCGACCGCCTACAATCTCTCTGCCGGGGGACCGATCATGGACCCCAAGGTAAGGGCGATGATCCTCACAGCGATCAGCCCCCACACCCTGAGCGCGAGGCCCCTCGTGCTAAAGTACGACTCTGTGATTCGCCTCGAACTCCAGACTGAAGGTGACGCCGTGCTGAACGTGGACGGCCAAACGAGGCTGCACCTGCTCTCAGACGACGTGGTGACGGTGCAGATGTCCGAGCGTGTGACCCAACTCGTCACCGTCGACCCTGCAGATTTCTTGGCGAAGCTCCGCGAGCGGCTGCTCTGGGCGCGCGTCGCCGAGCGGGGCCTCGAATGA